agcagatgcccttatccagggtgacttacaattgttacaagatatcatattatttttacatacaattacatttttttttaccacattatttttacatacaattacccatttatacagttgggtttttactggagcaatctttgtaaagtaccttactcaagggtacagcagcagtgtcccccacctgggattgaacccatgactctttggtcaagtgtccagagccttaaccactactccacactgctgcccagcaccTGTGATTAACCTTTACAATGTTCTAGTTGTTACTGTTATTTTTTCTTCTCACGCATAGTATAATGGAACAGCAGACGGATACTACAATATTTTTACCGGAAGAGGTAACATTGAAAAACTTGGAATAATTGACAGATGGCAAGGTAAAGGGTGAGTGTTATTACATATTTTTCATGGATACGTTCTACAGAATAAAATATGCTTGAAAATAATTTGTATCAATATTGCATTTATTTGATATAGCCTATTTGACTGTGGCCTCACCTCTGCAGCCCGCATACTGCACCACTCCAGAGGATTCAAGATGAATGGACAATCTCCATTACTCACAGAAGTCATTTTCTTTATTAATCTGCCCTACTTAAACAACAAGTGTTCCAGTAAGGGTAGCTAAGTGAGGTTATGAGGTTAACTAACATTGAGGTTAACTGACCCTGCTGTAGTGCAAAAGCCAATGCAGCACAATCTTATCCCCTTAGCTCTTGATTGCAGGGCTATATGCATTCCACACAGCGGTGGTTTAGACACTTTGGGCTGTTAATAGTGGGGTATTTTGTGAAGTAACTTTAACTCTGTTACCATACCATaaagaaacactttaaaaacttttttttaaataaataaataaatgcatggatATCAAAAGTAAGTAAAATAGTAAAGTTAGatgatttacacattttcagaaaGCTGACCACCTGGCAAGATCCTTATTGTGACATGATCAATGGTACAGGTGagtttaatcattttattttacacaatttaAACTCATATTACAGTATGCCATTTGTTAATCTATGTTTAATGTAATGTATGTTTAATGTAAATGTTCAAATAAACATGAAACTGTGATTCTATGCTaatcttatttaaattgtaacaATATATCCTTAAAGAGGATAAATAATCAATCATAACTTGCCTCTAAGACAGTAGTTCACTGACAGGTTTGACATGCCTTTATCACTTTTCTGACTACAATCTTCTGGTTAATTATTACCCAGGAGActaccctttattattatttatttcttagcagacacccttattcagagcgacttacaattgttacaagatatcacacattatttttacatacaattacattattttttacacattatttttttatacatatacccattttttactggagcaatctaggtaaagtaccttgcccaagggtacagcagcagtgtccccctcccctccggtcaagagtccagagccctaaccactactccacactgctaccctatagAACCCTTTAGAATAAATAGTTCTTGGGAGTCTTGACTAGTAGTGTACCCTGTTTACACCAGCCACTTTTAAGCTGGCTTTTTGCACTACTGTGAATGTATCAGTACCTGAGTCAGCTCATGTTTACCATGTAAACCCCCATTGTCAGCatcaaacagacacagacaacaACAGGAAGTTTGGATTTTTACTTGGACAACAGAGCCAAAAATATTTTTGACAGAatgctgagagagacagaggcagaggtttccaaaatacaaacatacttTTATATCTGTGCTAtaatttgtatatgtatatacatgtgTGTAATTTATGTGGGATAAATGTGAAACAAGCCTAGTTGCCATGAAACTCTGTCAGAAATATCATTTTTCACACATATCTATGAATGTAACCTGTGAACGTTCTggaattaaacaaatcattacagtaaagtcggtaagaaaataaaatgtttttttcatgaatAATAAAGCCGCAAGCTTGTGGCAGTTTAATCAGTATAAATGTATGGGCTTTATTTTTGTATCCTCGTAAGTGTCGTGAGGTGAATATCTGTCTATATGTACACTTCCGTTCAGGGGCCAAAGCCAGTAAACGGGTggctcaaatgataagaatcttttaatAAGCCAGCTCAGGTCCGAGCGTAAACACTGGAGTGCAATTTGTTAAACTTGCCCCAGTTGACTTTATTGCCTAGACAAATGCAGTGCTCCTTGTGGGTCCCCAGCCAAGATTGACAACTTGGCATAAGCAATATTCAAATATTCAGAAAAAATCTTATAATAACTATGTGTCTTAAGCAAATATGTGTGCTCCATATAGGTCACACTGACACAAACTGCTGACACAAATATGACATGCTTTAATTATTGCAGTGTGTCAAATACATGCATAGATACGTTTGCCCTACTTGACAGTCCCAAAGTGAGATTGCAGCTCAGAAAACCCAACACTGCAAAGATAAAAAGTCCCTGAGTAATCAATCGGTGGACGATTGCTTTGTAAAGATATATGAGAAGATAAAAGAAGATCACGCTGAATGCTATGTAGTGAGGGCAGGGTCAGGGGGTTCGCTGTTTATATGAGCATATGATGATACACTAGCGCATGTATAACACTGGTATGAATCTGTTGTGAGTTTCCTTAGCCAATTGCTGGTATCAGCATAATATGAATCAATCATGCATCTCTTTGGTGGATTCATCATTTTGAAATCTACTGTAGCTATTGGTTGCCAATTCCATATTATTGAAATGTTATGGCTCATTTTTTCATTCAAGCAATAAACAGCAGGTGTGGTGAAATTTGAATATTTTCTGAATttgagaaatgttgtcagtatcACATGGATTGCTGTCTGCTCGTAGAACCTCTAAACAAAAATAAGCTGATACAATAAATATTGATGTTTATTCAGAGATGTAAATACATATAGAAGGTTtagaatatttatgtttttaagttGAGTGGGGTAAGCTTGACAAGTTATTACAGTACCTACAACGTTATTTAagatatattgtaatacagtaggAACCCTCAGAAAATCTTATAAATCAAGATCGTGgtcattttaccatttatatatatttttgtttcagtATGTCATTACTCACAGTAACTTAACCATCCACCTTTTTCCCTTTTATGTTCAACTTTACCAGATGGATCTGTATTTCCACCATTCATTGATAAGAGGAAGCTGTTAGACTTCTTTTCTTCTGATATTTGCAGGTAAGAAGATATGTTTCAATAAAATACTCTGAATTAGTAAAGAATACTGTATATGCCCTTATTTAAATTAGTGCACAGTTTTACTGACAAAAGGTTAATAAGCGGCCACTCTTAAAAACTGGAAATCAGGTCATTAGAAATTATTTAAATCAAGCCTAATCAGACTCTCTAGATTCTCATCTCTCAAAGCAGGCATATGCAACTTGGCATTACTAAGTTCAGAAGAGGATTCATTAGATATTCCCCCACCTTAAACAAGCTTACCCCAATAATTAAAACTTAAtaagtaataattaaaacaaatcattatCAGGGGTCGGGTTCTTCACCCATTAGGCACCAGTGTAAGAAACTGCTCTTAAAGGTACAGGAGCTTCAGCAATAAAGCACTAAAGGTAACAGATCAAAACCCAGTGTCCTGGTTCAGAGACCAAGGCACTGTCTGCTGTACAAAAAGAGTCAAACCCTATTTGCTGAGCAGACATACATGACCTATATGAACTGAGCTCAGTCTCACTCTCTTAAAAAGACTGTAAAGTATTAAAGTGTGGCTTCTTACAGGTCAGTAAGTGCTGAGTATGAAAGCAGCAGGGTTTTGAAGGGGATTCCAGTCTACCGTTTTATGCTCCCTTCCAAAACCTTTGCATCTCCAGTTGATAATCCAGAAAACAAGTGCTACTGCAAAGATCCTCGATTCACCAGGAACTGCACTATGGCTGGAATCCTTGACATAAGTGGATGTAAAGAAGGCCAGTATTACACTCCTTGTACCATACTGTATTTGCacatacatttcaattaaaacataGATCAGTTTAAAAAGAATCATTTGGACTGTTCAAATGCTCagtccattttatttttcactttggtcAATTGACAGGGTAAGGCACTGCAGCCACAAGTGCAAATctccaataaaataataatcattgttTATTACTTTCATCCCATTTATGTCTCCAACATTGAATATCTACACCCTTCATCACAATAAGAGTGAAATATAAATATGCTTCCCAATAACTTATTTTTCACTGTACGTTGCAGATACAACAGTTGTGGTATTGTTACATAATTTTATGGATATTTTTATTGCTTTCGTAGGAATGCCAATCTATATCTCCCTTCCCCATTTCTTGTATGGCAGTGAAGCACTAAAAGAAGCAATTGATGGGATGGAACCAAATGAGGAAGAGCACTCAACTTTTCTTGATGTAGAACCTGTAAGTATTGTAACATTATATTAGAAACATCTGAacttttaatatactttttataaTATGGAGGGCACTCTAGCATGGTAGACATGGCATTACCTTAATTGCCCAACACAGTCAACTCCAGACAGCAATACCCTCTAATTGTTGttaaatgtagtaaaacattacaaattaaaatacaaaaaatctgcATTAGTGCTTGAATACATGACATtctggtgttttatttgtttatttatttattttcaggtaACTGGAATTTCTTTGAATGTTGCCAAAAGACTGCAAGTCAACATAGCGGTTCAACCTTCAAACCAGATAGAGTAGGTTTCTATATTATTCAGCTGTTACTATTTGATACATTTTGGCATATTTACACAAACTTAACTGAGCAGAACATAGCATTAACTttaagtttaaagaaaaaaacaattcttaaAAGTGAGTAAAAATTCACAGTCTGAGTTGTTTGATTCTAgtcctctattttttttttttgattatttgGTCCACCCTCTGTAAAGTCCTGCACCCTTCAGAAAACTTATTTTAATAATTCCTGTTTTCATaagaattaaaattgtatttataaagtAACAATTGAGAAAAAAACAATCAATATCAGGAAAATCTTTATTAAAATTGTACACGTTAAAAAATATGTTGATTAATGAATATTCCTGTATTGCTTTTCAGAGTGTTGTCAAACATTAAGGAACCTATTCTTTTTCCACTTGTTTGGCTTAATGAGGTAAGCAGACTCCATATgttcacataaaaaataaaaaaagacacaataacacatttttttgtccacAGATCCAAAGAGTCACACAAGTACAAGCATTCAACAATAATGTTGAATACTGGCTTTCAAAACGTTTTCCACATTTAAAGAACTAAATTGTGTCTCATGATAATGTAACTCAACTTGTAATCTTATCTTTTAAACTACGTTTTCTGTTTAATCAACAGACAGCCACTGTTGACGATGCTACTGCAGAGGAACTCAAAGGGGCCTTGATTTCTACTATGGATCTTCTCGAAACAATACAGATGACCTTGATCGGCTGTGGATGTGTGATTTTTCTGGCATCCATAATCTCACTTTgtgtactgaaaaaaaacaaaacaagtaagaAAACCACActgatctcattttttttttttttttactgtggggGAACGCCAGTATAGAACAAAACTGACAACAAGTGTTGTCCTTAAATGAACCTTATTTTATTGAAACGATTTTTTACTCGGTTGACATATGTTGCTGTAAGTATGCAAGAAAGAAAGCCAACATGGAACAGCATTAGTATATTTAAAATCACGATTGCCATATCATTTCAACCTTAACATCCCCGGAAGGTTAGTGATGAGCAACAGAAGTTTAAAAGTGACCAACATCACAGAAACACCTGCACAGGGAGCATTATCTAATATTTTCACCTGTCTGTGTACAGCTTCTGCATCTTGACAAGTAAAGCAATTACcaggcgtagtggttagggctctggaatcttgaccggagggtcgtgggttcaatcccaggtagtgacactgctgctgtacccttgagcaaggtactttactgagattgctccagtaaaaacccaactgtataaatgggtaattgtatataaaaataatgagatatcttgtaagtcgccctggataagggcgtctgctaagaaataaataataattaaatccaaTATAACACACAGTTACTCAATTTCTAAAAATATAGCATTGTGCACAATAAATTATAGTTATGAACTACCATAATGTAACATCCCTGGCATTACTGTTGATTTCTTGGCTcaataatttatatttatgatTTCTTTTGCAGAAAAATATGACCAATCTAAGGAGATGACCGATAAAGGAATTTCTGCAAATCATTTTTGATAGAACAAATGAAGGATTTTTCTTCTGCAGTCCCTCTCACTCATTATGTTTTCCTTATTAATGTCAGTATTTCCCCACtacttgtactgtatttgttGAGCTAAAATTCAATTTACCTCTTGAAATGTTGCAATAAAATGAGTATAAATCTGAAATGTAATCAATACTGACAAGTCCGACTAAAGTCAGATACTTAAAACAAGATTTTCTAAAAATTAACAGCAGTTTATTGGTAATTCTATTTTCAGATTTTAGTGCTGAAAAGCTCAAATAACGTCTTCTGTGGTATTCACTTCCAACAACAGTAATTCACTCCAAAACAATCTTCAGTTACCcatctatattttttacaaatgtgTGTTTTGCTATATTAGGTACAGTACCAATCAAGGGTTAAATATGTCTACACGTGTCTGCAACTGAATACAATTGCTGTTAATGTGAAGGAAGCTTTTACACTGGGCAGTTTTCATCAAACGTTCATGGTACATTGGTGGAACAGCATTGTGCTCCTTATTACCAGAAAGTCCTCTATAACCTTTTCAATTTCATTCAAATTCCCAATCATGCTTCAAGTTACagttaagaaaaaatacaaatgcaatatCTTTTACCATCTTtatggtatttattttgtaaaatgagcACATATGCTGCCCCGACCAATATAATATTAAGAGTAagcgtggttttttttttttcattttcaggtaggtaataataatatgttcttAATAATCGGTTTTTAATGagaaaaacatgaatacaaatataattcAAACTTAATCATACGAAACTTAAAGCTGCAACTATGTCACAGAATACCATGTGACATGAACAAAATGGCATTTCCCAAAAGGCTGAGAAAAGTCAcattgcttattttttatttattcactaGAAAGAGGCTTATTCACTAACCAGGAGGCTTTTTAGCAAACAAATAAACTTCGAGACAGGGCAGGGAATAATCAGGATGTATTTCACACAGCAGAATCTCCTATCTTTTTCTTCTCTAGCTATCTATAGCGTGGTGCAGTTGTCCATCTAGACTCATACAGTATCTAGTATTTATACAAAGCCTGACCTACCCCTAATGTCAATGATGGACATGACTCCTACCCAATCCTGTCCATCATTTCATTAAATAACCCAAATGCTCAGCCTAAGTGACAGCACAACAACCCAT
The sequence above is a segment of the Acipenser ruthenus chromosome 7, fAciRut3.2 maternal haplotype, whole genome shotgun sequence genome. Coding sequences within it:
- the cd36 gene encoding platelet glycoprotein 4 is translated as MSCNKNHLLTAGAFIGGLLAILGGILIPVGNSIIEDNVKKEAVIENGTVAYENWVLAGSPVYRQFWLFNVNNPLEIAQNGSKPILRQKGPYTYRVRYLPKINITVNLNNTISFLQPYCAYFEPGLSVGTEEDNITFLNLAVAGAPSILPPLLLPLLNNAIKQTNSSLFQTRTVKEMLWGYEDPVLKQLRLPDPHTGVFYPYNGTADGYYNIFTGRGNIEKLGIIDRWQGKGKLTTWQDPYCDMINGTDGSVFPPFIDKRKLLDFFSSDICRSVSAEYESSRVLKGIPVYRFMLPSKTFASPVDNPENKCYCKDPRFTRNCTMAGILDISGCKEGQYYTPCTILYFSLYVADTTVVVLLHNFMDIFIAFVGMPIYISLPHFLYGSEALKEAIDGMEPNEEEHSTFLDVEPVTGISLNVAKRLQVNIAVQPSNQIEVLSNIKEPILFPLVWLNETATVDDATAEELKGALISTMDLLETIQMTLIGCGCVIFLASIISLCVLKKNKTKKYDQSKEMTDKGISANHF